Sequence from the Maribacter algicola genome:
ATTGGGGTTTTTTATTGGCTTAATTTCGAGGTAATCAACGAGTTATCCAATAATAAGATACTTTAATCAAAAATCTTATTTTTAATGGAATCTTATATTCTTCTTTGCCTGCCAATTTAATAAACTGATGAGAAATAAGCACCTGCCTTTTAAAAAGGATTCCAACAGATTTAATAATAAAGTAGATAAAACAATCAAATATCTTCTACCCATCATAATGATTGTCTGCTTTCTTATGGGTATTGCCATTCTATTCAAAAAGGTACTATAGCATTACCAAGAAAAAATTCCTAGGCAAGCTACACTATTTCTGCACTGAGTCCGGCATTTAGAAGTCCAGAACATTGGGGTTCCAAATCACAATATTCCCCGGTCTTGACAGTACATTTTCCTTTATAATGAACAATTAGTGAACACTGCTCGGCTTGTTCCGGGGTATGGTTACATACCGCAATCAGCGTTTCAATTACATGGTCAAACGTGTTTACATCATCGTTGAATAGAACGATTTCATTTTGCTTGACGGTCTCTTCCTCTAAAAGGAGCTCTTCGGAAATTTTTTCTTTAGTGCTCATTGTATTCGATTTAACTACAATCTAAAATACATATTTTGCTGCAACCCAATTGTTCTTTTCCAGTTTTTTTTCAAACCGAAGGTCAACTTCCAAGCACTTTTTGGTAATCAACGGCAAATCCTCCAGATAAAATCCACTTACTAAAAGCACACCATCCTCTATCAAACAGTCGGAATATTTTGGGATATCTTCCAAGAGAATATTTCTATTGATATTTGCTATGATGACATCATAGGAACGTTCATGCAAAAGCCCTGCATCCCCTTCCAATACATCAATATTTTCGATTCCATTGCGCTCCACGTTTTCAAGGGAATTCAAGTAGCACCAATTATCTATATCAATGGCATCCAACTGTTTCGCCCCGTGTTTGGATGCCAAAATTGCCAGTACACCCGTACCACATCCCATATCCAAAACAGTCTTGTTCTTTAGGTCCAACTGTAGGATGTGCTGCAACATCATGTGGGTGGTTTCATGATGACCGGTTCCAAAACTCATTTTGGGTTCAATGATAATGTCATAATCCACGCTGAGAGGTTCATGGAAAGGGGCCCTTACCATGCACCTGCCATCTACCATTATAGGTTGGAAATTCCGCTCCCAAGTAGCATTCCAATTTTCCTGGGCGATTTCCTTGAATGTATAGGAAATATAAAAACCCTTATTTTCCAAAATGTACAATCCATCCAGGATATTGACATGCCAATCATCCTTTTGAATATATGCCAAGATACCGGTTTCCTCCTCCACAAAACTTTCAAAACCGACTTCCCCCAACTCGGCGATAAGAATGTCTGAAGCGGGCTGCAAAGGTTCCACCAAGAATTTATATTCCATATATATCATTGTGTTCATGTCCTGGCATTTAAAAAGGGTATCCTGGATACCCCTTTACTAATTAAATTATTTTTCGAATTTTTAAATGGCTTTTATGATGTCCACAAAATCATCGGAAACCAAGGAAGCACCACCTATAAGGCCACCGTCCACATCAGGTTTTGAAAAAATCTCCTCAGCATTGCCCGGCTTTACACTACCACCATACAATATGGAAACATTGTTTGCCACGGAACTGTCAAAGGCTTCGGCGATTACCTTTCTAATGAAGGCATGCATTTCCTGCGCTTGTTCCGGAGATGCCGTTTCTCCCGTTCCTATGGCCCAAACGGGTTCATAGGCCAAAATGATCTTGCTCCAATCGGATTTTTCCAAAGAGAAAAGTGCATTTTTCAGTTGGCTTTCCACGACCTTAAAATGATTGCCGGACTTTCGGTCTTGCAATTCCTCCCCAAAACAAAACATAACCCTAATTCCTTTTTGCAAAGCCGTTTTCACCTTTTTGGCCAATATCTCATCGGTTTCACCAAAATAGGCCCTTCTTTCAGAATGCCCTATGATACAGGTATCCACACCTATGTTCAACAGCATATCAGCAGAAATTTCCCCAGTGTATGCGCCACTTTCGGCAAA
This genomic interval carries:
- a CDS encoding ATP-dependent Clp protease adaptor ClpS, producing MSTKEKISEELLLEEETVKQNEIVLFNDDVNTFDHVIETLIAVCNHTPEQAEQCSLIVHYKGKCTVKTGEYCDLEPQCSGLLNAGLSAEIV
- the prmA gene encoding 50S ribosomal protein L11 methyltransferase, which encodes MNTMIYMEYKFLVEPLQPASDILIAELGEVGFESFVEEETGILAYIQKDDWHVNILDGLYILENKGFYISYTFKEIAQENWNATWERNFQPIMVDGRCMVRAPFHEPLSVDYDIIIEPKMSFGTGHHETTHMMLQHILQLDLKNKTVLDMGCGTGVLAILASKHGAKQLDAIDIDNWCYLNSLENVERNGIENIDVLEGDAGLLHERSYDVIIANINRNILLEDIPKYSDCLIEDGVLLVSGFYLEDLPLITKKCLEVDLRFEKKLEKNNWVAAKYVF
- the tpiA gene encoding triose-phosphate isomerase, with the translated sequence MRSKIVAGNWKMNKNLAETEALLVELAAKLPDTEAEVMVAPTFVNLAAAVRNLETSRIEVIAQNMHFAESGAYTGEISADMLLNIGVDTCIIGHSERRAYFGETDEILAKKVKTALQKGIRVMFCFGEELQDRKSGNHFKVVESQLKNALFSLEKSDWSKIILAYEPVWAIGTGETASPEQAQEMHAFIRKVIAEAFDSSVANNVSILYGGSVKPGNAEEIFSKPDVDGGLIGGASLVSDDFVDIIKAI